In Brassica rapa cultivar Chiifu-401-42 chromosome A06, CAAS_Brap_v3.01, whole genome shotgun sequence, a single window of DNA contains:
- the LOC103873885 gene encoding LOW QUALITY PROTEIN: histone acetyltransferase of the MYST family 1 (The sequence of the model RefSeq protein was modified relative to this genomic sequence to represent the inferred CDS: deleted 1 base in 1 codon), translating into MGIPFPPEYKDCVKLFFSSPGDEIFQSSILSVFEIYGKKDRVYAQNLCYLAKLFLDQETLYYDVDLFMFYIMCESVNVMIGGRHMVGYFSKEKHSEEAYNLACIIRTLPPYQRKGYGKFLIALYEYSFHLTLVLLSHISPQAHSFSFFFLS; encoded by the exons ATGGGTATTCCGTTTCCACCAGAATACAAAGACTGTGTGAAACTCTTTTTCT CATCCCCTGGGGATGAAATCTTTCAAAGCTCGATCTTGTCAGTGTTTGAG ATATATGGCAAGAAGGACAGGGTCTATGCGCAGAACCTGTGTTATCTGGCAAAGTTATTTCTTGACCAAGAAACTCTTTACTACGACGTCGATTTGTTCATGTTCTATATTATGTGTGAATCAGTGAATGTGATGATCGGGGGACGCCACATGGTTGGATACTTTTCAAAG GAAAAGCATTCAGAAGAAGCGTACAACTTGGCTTGTATC ATCCGTACCCTTCCTCCATATCAAAGGAAAGGCTATGGAAAATTCTTAATAGCtttatatgagtattctttccaTCTAACTCTTGTTCTGCTCTCTCACATCTCTCCACAAGCTcactctttctctttttttttcctaagtTGA
- the LOC103873887 gene encoding cell wall / vacuolar inhibitor of fructosidase 2, with amino-acid sequence MAKATSPIFLLLLLVILSSTLLSVKPNTTTIETTCKTTNYYRLCVSALKSDPRSPTADTKGLATIMVGFGMKSATATATYIAENHTAAAANDTVLRKVLKDCSDKYALAADSLRLTVQDLDDEAYDYAYMHVLAAQDYPNVCRNIFRRAKGLFYPTEIRRREVSLRRICGVVSGILDRLAE; translated from the coding sequence ATGGCTAAGGCTACTTCTCCCatctttctcctcctcctcctcgttaTCCTATCATCAACCCTACTGTCAGTCAAACCCAACACAACCACAATCGAAACAACTTGCAAAACCACAAACTACTATCGCCTCTGCGTCTCAGCTCTCAAATCCGACCCAAGAAGCCCCACAGCCGACACAAAAGGTCTAGCCACCATTATGGTCGGCTTTGGTATGAAAAGCGCCACGGCAACCGCCACTTACATAGCGGAAAACCATACCGCCGCAGCCGCAAACGACACCGTCCTCAGGAAGGTCTTAAAAGATTGCTCAGACAAGTATGCTCTCGCAGCTGATTCTCTTCGGCTAACGGTTCAAGATCTTGATGATGAAGCTTATGACTATGCTTACATGCATGTGTTGGCAGCGCAGGATTATCCTAACGTTTGTCGGAATATTTTCCGGCGAGCTAAAGGTTTGTTTTATCCTACGGAGATTCGCCGGCGTGAAGTGAGTTTGAGACGTATATGTGGTGTTGTCTCCGGGATTCTTGATCGGCTTGCTGAATGA
- the LOC103873888 gene encoding chromatin assembly factor 1 subunit FAS2, with translation MKGGTIQISWHDGKPVLTLDFHPVSGLLATAGADYDIKLWLINSGQAEKKLPSVSYQSSLTYHGCAVNTIRFSPSGELLASGADGGELIIWKLHPSETNQSWKVHKSLSFHRKDVLDLQWSPDDAFLISGSVDNSCIIWDVNKGSVHQILDAHCHYVQGVAWDPLSKYVASLSSDRTCRIYVNKPQAKSKSGEKMNYVCQHVITKTDQQRGDDTKTVKTHLFHDETLPSFFRRLSWSPDGSFLLIPSGSFKLSPTSEAVNATYVFSRKDLSRPALQLPGANKPVVVVRFCPVVFKLRGSSSEEGGFFKLPYRIVFAIATLNSVYIYDTECVAPVAVLAGLHYAAITDITWSPTASYLALSSQDGYCTLVEFEDNELGEPVSISVGKKLVDGEEKKHVLEKTDELMTETVPDERSKQAEPNQDEEKQKPLQSKATGEEKKQIMQTSDELMTETKPNGEKQPLQSKVNTPVSSKPARRRITPMAIDP, from the exons ATGAAGGGAGGAACCATACAGATCAGCTGGCACGACGGGAAGCCTGTGCTCACCCTTGATTTTCACCCGGTTTCCGGTTTACTCGCCACCGCCGGAGCCGATTACGATATCAAG ctGTGGTTAATAAACTCTGGTCAAGCGGAGAAGAAGCTTCCCAGTGTATCTTACCAGAGCAGCCTTACTTACCATGGATGTGCTGTCAATACCATTCGTTTCTCTCCCTCTG GGGAACTGCTTGCCTCTGGAGCTGACG GAGGCGAGCTTATCATATGGAAGTTGCATCCTAGTGAAACCAATCAGTCCTGGAAAGTTCACAAGTCTTTATC ATTCCATCGAAAGGATGTCCTGGATCTTCAGTGGTCTCCTGATGATGCTTTTCTGATTTCTGGCTCAGTGGATAACTCTTGCATTATATGGGACGTTAACAAAG GTTCTGTCCATCAGATACTGGACGCCCATTGTCATTATGTTCAAGGTGTTGCCTGGGACCCCTTGTCAAAGTACGTAGCCTCTCTTAGCTCGGACAGAACATGCCGGATATATGTCAATAAGCCTCAAGCAAAGAGTAAAAGTGGTGAAAAAATGAATTATGTTTGTCAGCATGTTATCACGAAAACAGATCAGCAACGAGGAGATGACACTAag ACGGTGAAAACCCATCTCTTTCATGACGAGACGTTGCCTTCTTTCTTCCGAAGATTGTCATGGTCACCTGATGGCTCCTTTTTACTCATTCCATCAG GCTCTTTCAAGCTTTCACCTACATCCGAAGCTGTAAATGCTACTTATGTCTTTTCTAGGAAGGACCTTTCAAG ACCTGCACTGCAGCTTCCAGGTGCTAATAAACCGGTTGTAGTGGTTCGGTTTTGCCCTGTTGTATTCAAACTCCGGGGTTCAAGTTCTG AAGAAGGTGGTTTCTTCAAGCTTCCTTACCGTATTGTATTTGCCATTGCAACATTAAATTCGGTGTACATATATGACACGGAGTGTGTCGCTCCAGTTGCAGTCTTGGCAGGTCTCCACTACGCTGCTATAACTGATATAACATG GTCACCAACTGCTTCGTACTTAGCGCTGTCCTCACAAGACGGTTATTGCACACTTGTTGAATTTGAAGATAACGAACTTGGAGAGCCTGTCTCCATCTCAG TCGGGAAGAAACTGGTGGATGGCGAAGAGAAAAAGCATGTTCTAGAGAAAACCGATGAGCTCATGACCGAAACAGTACCAGACGAGAGAAGTAAACAGGCTGAACCAAATCAAGACGAAGAGAAACAAAAGCCACTGCAAAGCAAAGCTACCGGTGAGGAGAAGAAACAGATTATGCAGACATCCGATGAATTGATGACGGAAACAAAACCAAATGGAGAGAAACAGCCATTGCAGAGCAAAGTTAACACACCCGTCTCAAGTAAACCGGCGAGGAGACGCATCACACCGATGGCTATTGACCCCTAA